One Pantoea trifolii DNA segment encodes these proteins:
- the brnQ gene encoding branched-chain amino acid transporter carrier protein BrnQ, whose product MTHRLTSKDILALGFMTFALFVGAGNIIFPPMVGIQSGEHVWIAAFGFLITAVGLPVITVIALARVGGGIDALSSPIGKAAGLLLATVCYLAVGPLFATPRTATVSFAVGIAPLTGDGALPLFIYSLIYFALVIGISLYPGKLLDTVGHFLAPLKILALIVLGVAVLIWPAGGVSPGTEEYQRAAFSSGFVNGYLTMDTLGALVFGIVIVNAARSRGVEDAKLLTRYTMLAGIIAGIGLTLIYLTLFKLGNDSGALVAQSANGAEILHAYVQQTFGGMGSFFLAALIFVACMVTAVGLTCACAEFFAQYVPLSYKTLVFILGLFSMVVSNLGLSHLIQISIPVLTAIYPPCIVLVVLSFTLKFWNKSSRIIAPTMLVSLLFGIVDAIKTTSFKDVLPLFSQHLPLADQGLSWLPPSLAMLVIAAVVDRAKGREQVAVHQ is encoded by the coding sequence ATGACACATCGTTTAACCTCCAAGGATATCCTGGCGCTGGGCTTCATGACGTTTGCCCTGTTCGTTGGCGCAGGAAATATCATCTTCCCACCGATGGTGGGGATTCAGTCTGGCGAACACGTTTGGATTGCGGCCTTCGGCTTCCTGATTACCGCGGTTGGCTTACCGGTGATCACTGTTATCGCGCTGGCGCGCGTGGGCGGCGGCATTGATGCACTGAGCTCACCGATTGGTAAAGCCGCAGGCTTGCTGCTGGCGACCGTTTGCTATCTGGCTGTTGGCCCGCTGTTTGCCACGCCGCGTACCGCTACCGTTTCCTTTGCCGTCGGTATTGCACCGCTGACCGGCGACGGCGCGCTGCCGCTGTTCATCTATAGCCTGATTTACTTTGCGCTGGTGATCGGCATCTCGCTGTATCCGGGCAAATTGCTGGATACCGTTGGTCACTTCCTCGCACCGCTGAAAATTCTGGCGCTGATTGTGCTCGGCGTTGCCGTGCTGATCTGGCCTGCCGGTGGCGTTTCGCCGGGCACCGAAGAGTATCAGCGTGCGGCCTTCTCCAGCGGTTTCGTTAATGGTTATCTGACCATGGATACGCTGGGTGCGCTGGTGTTCGGTATCGTTATCGTCAATGCGGCGCGTTCACGCGGTGTTGAAGATGCCAAACTGCTGACGCGCTACACCATGCTGGCGGGTATTATCGCGGGTATCGGTTTGACGCTGATTTACCTGACGCTGTTCAAGCTCGGTAACGATAGCGGCGCATTAGTGGCGCAGAGTGCCAACGGTGCTGAGATTCTGCATGCTTACGTGCAGCAGACCTTCGGCGGCATGGGCAGCTTCTTCCTCGCCGCGCTGATCTTCGTCGCCTGCATGGTGACGGCGGTGGGCCTGACCTGCGCTTGTGCAGAATTCTTTGCGCAATACGTTCCGCTGTCGTATAAAACGCTGGTATTTATTCTGGGTCTGTTCTCGATGGTGGTGTCGAATCTCGGCCTGAGCCATCTGATTCAGATCTCGATTCCGGTGCTGACGGCGATTTATCCGCCTTGCATCGTGCTGGTGGTGCTGAGCTTCACGCTGAAGTTCTGGAACAAAAGTTCGCGTATCATCGCGCCGACCATGCTGGTAAGCCTGCTGTTCGGTATCGTTGATGCCATCAAAACCACCAGCTTTAAAGATGTGTTGCCGCTGTTCAGCCAGCATCTGCCGCTGGCCGATCAGGGGCTTTCCTGGTTGCCGCCATCGCTGGCGATGCTGGTGATTGCTGCGGTAGTTGATCGGGCAAAAGGACGTGAGCAGGTCGCGGTTCATCAGTAA